Below is a window of Candidozyma auris chromosome 3, complete sequence DNA.
TCCCGAGGCTGGATGAGCTCGAAGAGACTCACGTGAAAGGGGAAGAGAAATTTTTAATATTCTCCAATTAGAATTTCACCTCCAGTATTGTTCGCAAAAGCTGGGAATAGGGGAGTGGAGAGTGAGCATTGTGTGGCATACACTGGCGCTGGAATGCTGGAGGAGGCAGAGGAAGTGATGGTGGGGGGTGCAGGCTGGAAAAAGAGGGTAGATTGACTTGTACTGGTAAAAGTGTAGGCGAACAATCTGAATGATATATGACTGGAATATGATAGTGCACTTCTGTGTTCCAAGGGTGTGTCGTGGGAAGATATTTGGGGTTTCTGAGACATGTGCGAGTACTAAATCTGAGACACTGAGATAGCCCACATAGTGATAAAGACACGAAGGGTGGAGATTCGAATTACCAGGGTTTAAATTTGTCTTCCTATTGGCCAATTGAGTGACCTAATGGCCGCCTAGTTATGATAGTGTCAATGGCTCCACAGTGAACTCGAGCGCCTAGGGATTACCTACAAGAACAGTGAACGACGATGTAATATGAAGCTGGTGATTGAAACGACTTATGCAAAGTTTTCATACCAATTGGTGGCCATGTGCCGATCTTTATCCCTTTCGAACTTCTCAGCCAGGCTCAGTTCGCCGTAAATTAGGTGGAAGCGACCCGTttagaaaagaaaaaaaaaaaaaaaaaaataatcTAAAATGATGTTAATCAGTCCTCACTACCTTTAAGCATAACCACCTACCCCTGCGTATTCTGAGTTTTGCTGCTGTATTATAGTGGCTCTCCGTGCTCCGCGAGAGACTTCTCAACCTAAATCAGAGACCTCACAACCTAAATCTAATAAGTACAACGAAAAACAAGCTCGTCGTTATAATTGCAAGCTACGAAATCATCGAAGTATTTATTCTCAACATAGCCCAAACGCCCAATAATTCTTCCTTTCCATTTTCACTGCCTGCTGAGATTTTGCACTCAAACGACTGCTCATATCTCACCCTACCCAATTGTGTCATAGTTGCTTCCCAGGATGCCCAGAATCCACTGATTAACAACACCATTCACCtatcatttttttttttttttccttcttaatattttttttgtaacATCCCACTAAAGCTAACCAAAAATCATCTCaactctttttcctctAAACAATTCATCGAAGCACTCTTTTTTCCACCAGGCTTTGACTTCCTCTAGCCCGGCCGCTACCGGCCTACCGGCTCTGCGCATGTACCCCATAATTGAAATTTCCGCTTCAACGACCACCACTACTTCTACTGCAACTATACTCACAGCCCAACATGGACCCTTACGGCTCAGACAGCGAGTCTGTTTCCGAATTCGAGCGTCTCGAATCGACCCTCCCGCAACCGCTTCGGCGCTCAGCATCGTCCCTTTTGGAGAAACTCACCAATGGCTCTCAGACGCACTTGCTGAATCTTCACTTGGACTCGCCCACCCCTCGTGTTCCTCACCATGCAACTCCTCTGAACTCCTTGGGAGGCCAGCAGCGtgttcatcatcagaatTTGCTTCGAAAACTCTCGATGTCGGAGAATGGCAGAGAAAGCTCGCCTATTCCAGTTCCCAGACCTGCCTTCAACGAGGAGATCCACAAACCGGCCATGAACACGAAACAGTCTTCAACAGGTGTGTTGTGGGTCACAGAGAGGGCTAATGAGTACGGCTTCAAGGGCAACGGCGACGACTCGTGGGCCAATTTGGGCCAGGGTGCTCCAGAACATGGCGATACGATCCCTGGTTCTTTCAAACGCCCTAAGCTGATAGAAGTTCCCGACATCAGCAGAGAGTATGCGCCCACTGCAGGCGTCAGAGAGCTTCGTGAGGCCGTGGCAAACTTGTATAATTCCCTCTATCGTGAAGGGAAGGAGTCTAAGTATACTTACAAGAACGTGTGTATTGTGCCTGGCGGCAGAGCAGGCTTGATCAGAATCGCCTCGATCATCAGCGATTGTTACTTGTCGTTCTTTCTTCCCGACTACACTGCCTACGCAGAGATGCTTTcgcttttcaagaacttctccCCCATTCCAGTGCCATTAGACGAGGTGGACAACTATGAGATGCACTTGAACCACATCGATCTCGAGTTGAAGCGTGGTGTTTCTGCATTTCTCACCTCGAACCCTAGAAACCCCACTGGCAGGTGTATGACACCCGACCAGTTGAGAAGACTCCATAAAATTTGTAGAGAAAAGTGCCTTTTGATCATGGACGAATTCTACTCGCACTACTACTACGACGATGGGTGCACGGGGTCGTCGATTTCCTCGGCTCAGTACGTCAAGGATGTCAACAAAGACCCAGTATTGATCTTGAACGGGCTCACCAAGGCATTCAGGTTGCCTGGATGGCGTATATGCTGGATCTTAGGTCCTGAAGAGTACATCAACGCCTTGAGTTCCGCTGGGTCGTATTTGGATGGTGGCTCCAATGCTCCCTTCCAATACGCAGCCATCgatttcttgaagccaTTGGCGGTCAAGGCTGAGATGAAGGCCCTTCAGTTGCAtttcaagatgaagagagacTACATCATCAATCGTCTAAGTGCCATGGGGTTCCCATTTAGCGAAAAGAACATTCCTAACTCGACTTTTTACTTGTGGCTCAATCTCTCGCACTTGCCAGGAAAGCTTAGCAACTGTTTGGGTTTCTTCCATGAGTGCCTCCATGAGAAGGTGATCGTTGTGCctggctttttcttcttaaTCAACCCTCAGAACTTGAGTAGACTAGAGGACGTGATCTGGTACAATTATGTGCGTATCAGTTATGGACCTGAGTTGCCTCAATTAGAGAAAGGCATGGATGGGGTCGAGCGTATTCTTCGTCGTTTCAACGCCTTGCCCGCCAATTACGACACTAAGTGAGTTTAGAGTATGTAGGGCTTTTGTGAATTTAGACTTCagatgaagatggagaGGGTAAAGAATGGGTGCGAAATTCTATCTTCTGTATACCACCTCTCTCAGTGAGCTAGTCTATTTAAACGCCGCCCCACCCGCACTCTAGTAGAAAATTCATGGTTCATAGCAACATCCAACCTCCACGTGCTTGAATACCACACCTCCAATTGTAAAGCTGCAATGGACCCCGTGGACACCGTTGAGGCAGTAGCGTCGACTCTCACGTCGTCTTTGGCGTTGGAGTACCTTCCTCCAGCCAAGGACTCGGTTTCCTCaatcacctttttcaccGCATCTCTATGGTATTGGCTGTGggtgttcttcaagatcatgaACTATGTGGTGGTGATCATCCCGACAATAGTGTTGAACATGCTTCAGATGAGCTTTCAAATCACCTTGTCCCTTCTGTCTATATTGATAGGCTTGGTAGTCACTGTGTCTTTGTGCTACTTTATTGTGAGACATAAGTATCTTACACGCTACTCGAAGGACACTCTTCCGCCTAAACAGGAAAACCTTGGGCACAACACCCGGGGCATCGATTACGTGACAGAGCTGcgcaaaagaagaggcaatGATAGGTCTAAGACGTACTTGGATGAGTTTCTAAGTGCCATCAAGGTGTTTGGGTACCTTGAGCGGCCCGTGTTTCATGAATTGACCAAGAACATGACTACGCAGCGTCTTGAGGCAGACGAAATATTGTATTTGGATGAGAAGTTGGGCTTCTCGATCGTGGTGGAGGGAACTGTTCAGGTGTACACTAAAATGCAAGATAAACACGGTGCTCattttgagtttgacgAGGACAATGATAAGGCTGATAAGGACGATATCTTGATCATCAGGGGCCAGCACTATCAGCTCCTCAATGAGGTCAAGAGTGGGTCTGCTCTCTCGTCTTTGTTGAGTACTTTGGACCTTTTTCATACGAGAAACACTGCAATTTCCTCGCCAGCATTTGGCCCCCCACTGTCTCAACTGAGACGAGCAAATATTGCCCGTCCCAAGCCAATGTTGCATAGCCGGTTCAACTCGAGACACTCGAGTACCTCTACCCCAATTGAGCCACTCTCATTAAGCCCAGATCGTTCTACGAGTCCTCTGCAAGGTAAGCCCGACGATCTGCGCAACTATTTCAATTCTCCTCGTATCAACGCCACGCAGCAACCTCTGGGCGAGTCTACCGTGGGAACTCCTTTAGAACATGGCAGCTTCCCTATCTACGATGAATTGCCCGAGGTTGTTGCGAGACCAAAGCCGCTGACTTCTAATAACGGTTACCCATCCACAGCAACAATTGCAATAATTCCCGGGCTGGCATTTCAGAGAGTGCAAACTAGATATCCTAAGGCGACTTCGCACATCGTAACTATGGTTCTCACGCGTTTGTATAAGGTCACTATGAACACTGTCAACACGTACCTTGGTCTTATACGCGAGGTCTTTGATGCAGAAATTGCGTTGAACGCAATAAACGAAGAGTGCAAGTTGCCTAGTTACTTATACGATGGTGTTATCGAGAATTACAATCATCAAAGAGCAGATGAGCGCGATGGTGAGTTGGAGAATTCCACACACATTCTCTCTAAATCCAAGAAGAGGCAAAAAGTTCTCCATCGTGAAAGCTCTTCTAGGTATGTTGTTCTCGCTAGTCGCTCTAAGCCCTCGCATCCTGGTGATTTGCTCTCATCAGTacctctttcaagaacttcagATTACGGTAAGTTGCAGAATTCATCAATGTCAGATGAAAGTGGAACATTGACTAGCTGGGATAGTCAGAGGCATCCAAACCCGAATGAGATCTCGAAGTATCGCGTGTCACCggttttgaaaaaatcaagtttAACAAGAAAGGAGAACATACGCAATAGATCTTTTTCTGATGAAAGGGAAGAGACGGAAGAAACTTCTTTACGTATTGCTATTGTCGAGAACTTATTTAAACTTTTGGGCATTGATGAGAATTCCTCGCAATTGAATATGTCCGGTGTTGCGAATGGCCAAATATCTGCAGATTCTTCTATGGTCGGGCTTTCCTCGTTGATGAGCGATCACTCTTTACCCGTGAGTATCGAGAGGAACATCTTTGATGCCGGTAAAGAAAGATCATCATCGTTTTCCTCTCCATACTTGGGGTACCGAACCTCATTATCTCACAATTCTCAGAAGTTTTATAACACTATTCATCACTCATCGAAGACAGATCAATCAGAAGCTAATGGATTAAGCGCTTCTGACAGAcctccttcatcttccgAGGTGAACTTCTCCACTGTCAAGAATGCCTTCAGCAAACATATTGAGGTGAAGTACTACAAACCGGGCCATGTTATTGTTCAGCAAAACGAGCCTAGTCCTGGCCTATTCTACGTGATTCACGGCGGTTTGGACATTATTCATGACTCTCACAAAGACAATAAGTATGAGTCTGTGAGCAAGCGCCTTTACTCTGTGAAGCCAGGAGGTCTTGCCGGGTACCTCAGTTCTATTGTGGGCATTCGCTCATTGGTCTCcatcaaatcatcaaaagatGAAGGTGCAATTGTTGCTCACATTTCGAAGAATGACCTCACTCGCTTGACGGATAAGTTTtatttccttcaacttccgGTTGCGGCAAAGCTCAAGAGTTTACTTCCAAGCCTTATTGTAACTATTGACTTTGCTCTTGAATGGTGTCACATACCTGCTGGTGGAGTTTTATGCTCTCAGGGTGACCTAGCGAACGGGTTTCACGTCGTCCTTAGCGGTCGTTTTAGAGTTGTtaagaacaaaaaaatgaaggtTGATAACGATGATGACGTTCCAAGCGAGAACCTTATCGACGAATCGAACGTGCCAAAGCATCAccaagatgatgatgatttcgaGGTGCTCGGTGAGTACGGGCATGGCGCATCCATTGGTGAGGTTGAGGTGCTTACCGCTTCCAGACGAACAAATTCTCTCATTGCTGTTAGAGACTCTGAGACAGCGAGAATTCCAAGAACATTATTCGAAATGCTCTCATTGCAGAACCCATCTATCATGGTAAAGGTGTCAAGAATCGTGGCAAACAGGAGTCTCGAGGCTAGCAAGAGAGATAGAACAAACACTCTTATTGCAACAACCTCGAAAAGTTCGTTCGCTGAGATAAACAATGACTACAAAACAATCACCATATTGCCAACAACGAATGGTTTGCCGGTAAGAGAGTTTGCGGATAAATTGGTACATGCTCTCAAGGCTCTTGATCGTCATGTTATCGCTTTGGATCGAACCTCCACCTTGTCTCACTTGGGTAGACACGCGTTTGATGAAAGACTTGCTCAACTTAGACTTTCGGGCTACTTTGCATATCTTGAAGAGGAGTATCAGACAGTTGTTTACATTTGTGACTCTCCATTGAAGTCGTCAT
It encodes the following:
- a CDS encoding lysophospholipase translates to MDPVDTVEAVASTLTSSLALEYLPPAKDSVSSITFFTASLWYWSWVFFKIMNYVVVIIPTIVLNMLQMSFQITLSLSSILIGLVVTVSLCYFIVRHKYLTRYSKDTLPPKQENLGHNTRGIDYVTESRKRRGNDRSKTYLDEFLSAIKVFGYLERPVFHELTKNMTTQRLEADEILYLDEKLGFSIVVEGTVQVYTKMQDKHGAHFEFDEDNDKADKDDILIIRGQHYQLLNEVKSGSALSSLLSTLDLFHTRNTAISSPAFGPPSSQSRRANIARPKPMLHSRFNSRHSSTSTPIEPLSLSPDRSTSPSQGKPDDSRNYFNSPRINATQQPSGESTVGTPLEHGSFPIYDELPEVVARPKPSTSNNGYPSTATIAIIPGSAFQRVQTRYPKATSHIVTMVLTRLYKVTMNTVNTYLGLIREVFDAEIALNAINEECKLPSYLYDGVIENYNHQRADERDGELENSTHILSKSKKRQKVLHRESSSRYVVLASRSKPSHPGDLLSSVPLSRTSDYGKLQNSSMSDESGTLTSWDSQRHPNPNEISKYRVSPVLKKSSLTRKENIRNRSFSDEREETEETSLRIAIVENLFKLLGIDENSSQLNMSGVANGQISADSSMVGLSSLMSDHSLPVSIERNIFDAGKERSSSFSSPYLGYRTSLSHNSQKFYNTIHHSSKTDQSEANGLSASDRPPSSSEVNFSTVKNAFSKHIEVKYYKPGHVIVQQNEPSPGLFYVIHGGLDIIHDSHKDNKYESVSKRLYSVKPGGLAGYLSSIVGIRSLVSIKSSKDEGAIVAHISKNDLTRLTDKFYFLQLPVAAKLKSLLPSLIVTIDFALEWCHIPAGGVLCSQGDLANGFHVVLSGRFRVVKNKKMKVDNDDDVPSENLIDESNVPKHHQDDDDFEVLGEYGHGASIGEVEVLTASRRTNSLIAVRDSETARIPRTLFEMLSLQNPSIMVKVSRIVANRSLEASKRDRTNTLIATTSKSSFAEINNDYKTITILPTTNGLPVREFADKLVHALKALDRHVIALDRTSTLSHLGRHAFDERLAQLRLSGYFAYLEEEYQTVVYICDSPLKSSWTSTCISQGDCILLLADAEDYETAANVGDYERLLLKLKTTARTELCLLHPEPSVFPGSTSIWLKNRIWVQGHHHIHMEVIKQHNEKPAKKKQNMLTDLAVKLSTKANPNIKMKFENVKSRAMNSLIKLNNRVNKADDVPVLYKNDFMRLARILSNEAVGLVLGGGGSRGISHVGVVTALEKHGIPVDLIGGTSIGSFVGGLYAKENNIVSIYGMTKKFSRRIGAVWRMLFDLTYPVTSYITGHEFNRGIWKVFGVHEIEDFWIRYFCNSTNITNSTMEIHERGYAWRFIRASMSLAGLLPPITYNGSMLLDGGYLDNLPVMEMKVRGAKHIVAVDVGSVDDRTPMNYGDTLSGFWVLFNRWNPFSKHPDVPNMMDIQLRLAYVASVNALEAAKKMPGIMYLRPPIDDYATLDFMKFDEIYNVGLAYADEIIGKWAREGKLPKFAGVSNLKSKEGHPSKSMFRRNSI